The Streptomyces sp. NBC_00459 DNA segment GGTCCTGCAGAAGTGACAGCGGGGGCGAGTGATCGCCCCGGGACGACCGAAGGTGCCGACTGCCGACAAGGGGTGTCGGTGTCAGTCCTCGCCGTACCGCGGGTCCACGGTGTCCGGGGTGAGCCCCAGCAACTCGGCGACCTGCTCGACCACGACCTCGTGGACCAGGGCCGCGCGTTCGTCGCGGCCCTTGGTGCGGATCTCGACCGGGCGGCGATAGACCACCACGCGCGCGGGGTGACCCTCGCGGGCGGCGATCGTGCCCCCCAGGGGGACTGTTTCGTCGGCCCAGGCCTCGGGCGGCCCTTCGAGCTGCGGTACCTCGAGGACGAGGAAGTCGAAGTCCGCGAGCTGCGGCCACCGCCGCTCCAGCCGCTCCACGGAGTCCTGCACCAGATCCGCGAACGCCACGGCGCGGCTCGCGGAGAGCGGAACCTGCGGCGGGGCCACGGGGCCGCGCATGCCACGGCCGTGGCGATCACGGCGGCGGGGCCCGGGGGCTGCGGCGCGGGGTGGTACGGGGTTGTCCATCACTGACGAAGCGTAGTCCCCGCGACCGCCGCACGGGCGCCGGGCACGCTGCGCCCACGGGCATCGGCCGGGGCCGGACCGCCCGCCCCCGACATGTCGCGGGATGACCATTCCGGCCAAGGTTGGGCTCGATTTCATATGCCTCCTGGAACACCGACGACCGTCGTTGTAACGGCAATTGACATGGTTTATGCCAAGTGGTGACCGGGACCAGGATTGTTCGGTATCTCGTAACCCGTTGTCGCCCCAGGTCAACGAGGTGTCCGGGAAGACCCGTGTGGGCGGTTTCACACCACGACACGGGAGAGTGGCCTGGTGGGGAGTCGTCGCGGCCCGCTCAAGAGTGCGGTACCGTCCAACGTCGTGAGCCCTGTACGTCGCTGTTCGCGCACCGCTTGCGGCCGTCCCGCCGTCGCGACGCTGACGTACGTCTACGCCGACTCGACCGCGGTCCTCGGCCCCCTCGCCACCTACGCCGAACCCCACTGCTACGACCTGTGCGCCGAGCACTCCGAGCGCCTCACCGCGCCGCGTGGCTGGGAGGTCGTCCGGCTCCTGGACAGCTCCGCTCCCGCGCGGCCCAGCGGAGACGATCTGGAAGCGCTTGCCAACGCGGTCCGCGAAGCGGCCCGCCCGCCGGGGCGTACGGCCGAAGCCGGCGGAGCACGTACGGCGGACCCGCGCGAGGTCGCCCGACGCGGACACCTGAGAGTCCTGCGCTCCCCGGACAACTGAGCCACCGGAGCCGTGTCCGGCCCCTTCCCCCTCCACTCCCCGTCCACGCGTCCGAGCCCTCGTCGTCATCCCCCGCTTCGACGCCGTCCAGGTAGTTTGGGGCGACCGATGGGACTTTCGGAAGGGTTGGCCGTGTCTGCAGATCTGTCGCAGCTCGTGAAGGCGTACGACGTGCGCGGGGTGGTCCCGGACCAGTGGGACGAGCCGCTGGCGGAACTGTTCGGCGCTGCCTTCATCCAGGTGACCGGGGCGGACGCGATCGTGGTCGGACACGACATGCGGCCCTCGTCGCCCGGCCTGTCGCGCGCCTTCGCGCGCGGGGCGGCGGCACGTGGCGTCGACGTGACCGAGATCGGGCTGTGCTCCACGGACCAGCTCTACTACGCGTCGGGCGCCTTCGACCTGCCCGGCGCCATGTTCACCGCCTCGCACAACCCGGCCCAGTACAACGGCATCAAGATGTGCCGGGCGGGCGCCGCACCGGTCGGCCAGGACACGGGCCTCGCCGACATCCGTGAACTGGTCGAGTCCTGGCTGGACTCGGGCGTACCGGAGCGGGAGCCCGTGACGCCGGGAACGATCACTCGGCGGGACACGTTGGAGGACTACGCGGCACACCTCCGCTCGCTCGTCGACCTGACCTCCGTCCGCCCCCTGAAGGTCGTCGTCGACGCGGGCAACGGCATGGGGGGCCACACGGTCCCGACGGTCTTCGCCGGCCTGCCCCTCACCCTCGTCCCCATGTACTTCGAGCTGGACGGCACGTTCCCGAACCACGAGGCCAACCCGCTCGACCCGGCCAACCTCGTGGACCTCCAGAAGCGTGCCCGCGAGGAGAACGCCGACCTCGGCATCGCCTTCGACGGCGACGCGGACCGCTGCTTCGTCGTCGACGAACACGGCGATCCCGTCTCGCCGTCGGTGATCACGGCGCTGGTGGCCTCCCGCGAGCTGGCCCGCAACGGCGGCTCCGGCACGGTCATCCACAACCTGATCACCTCCTGGTCGGTCCCGGAGGTCGTCCGCGAACAGGGCGGCACACCGGTACGCACGCGCGTGGGCCACTCCTTCATCAAGGCCGAGATGGCACGCACGGGTGCGATCTTCGGCGGCGAACACTCCGCGCACTACTACTTCAAGGACTTCTGGAACGCGGACACGGGCATGCTGGCCGCCCTGCACGTCCTCGCCGCCCTCGGCGGCCAGGACGGCCCCCTGTCGGCCCTCGTCGCCCAGTACGACCGGTACGCGGGCTCCGGCGAGATCAACTCCACGGTGGACGACCAGACGGGCCGCCTGGCCGCGATCAGGACGGCGTACGCGGGTCAGGAGGGCGTCGAACTCGACGAGTTGGACGGTCTCACGGTCGCCGCCACGGACTGGTGGTTCAACGTCCGCCCGTCCAACACGGAACCCCTGCTGCGCCTGAACGCGGAGGCACGGGACGAGGAAACGATGACGAAGGTACGGGACGAAGTGCTGAGCATCATCCGAGGCTGACCCGGCCCGCACCTTTGTGGGGGTCCCCTGGGACGGGTAGGGGCGACAGGGGCG contains these protein-coding regions:
- a CDS encoding metallopeptidase family protein, with translation MDNPVPPRAAAPGPRRRDRHGRGMRGPVAPPQVPLSASRAVAFADLVQDSVERLERRWPQLADFDFLVLEVPQLEGPPEAWADETVPLGGTIAAREGHPARVVVYRRPVEIRTKGRDERAALVHEVVVEQVAELLGLTPDTVDPRYGED
- a CDS encoding DUF3499 domain-containing protein, translated to MGSRRGPLKSAVPSNVVSPVRRCSRTACGRPAVATLTYVYADSTAVLGPLATYAEPHCYDLCAEHSERLTAPRGWEVVRLLDSSAPARPSGDDLEALANAVREAARPPGRTAEAGGARTADPREVARRGHLRVLRSPDN
- a CDS encoding phosphomannomutase/phosphoglucomutase, with amino-acid sequence MSADLSQLVKAYDVRGVVPDQWDEPLAELFGAAFIQVTGADAIVVGHDMRPSSPGLSRAFARGAAARGVDVTEIGLCSTDQLYYASGAFDLPGAMFTASHNPAQYNGIKMCRAGAAPVGQDTGLADIRELVESWLDSGVPEREPVTPGTITRRDTLEDYAAHLRSLVDLTSVRPLKVVVDAGNGMGGHTVPTVFAGLPLTLVPMYFELDGTFPNHEANPLDPANLVDLQKRAREENADLGIAFDGDADRCFVVDEHGDPVSPSVITALVASRELARNGGSGTVIHNLITSWSVPEVVREQGGTPVRTRVGHSFIKAEMARTGAIFGGEHSAHYYFKDFWNADTGMLAALHVLAALGGQDGPLSALVAQYDRYAGSGEINSTVDDQTGRLAAIRTAYAGQEGVELDELDGLTVAATDWWFNVRPSNTEPLLRLNAEARDEETMTKVRDEVLSIIRG